One genomic window of Pocillopora verrucosa isolate sample1 chromosome 8, ASM3666991v2, whole genome shotgun sequence includes the following:
- the LOC131780040 gene encoding uncharacterized protein — protein sequence MSGPSKDSATPIEASSSQEGQQNRRLKVTLLSSEWRSSTDREVSTICRTLAIQLAKDPNVEVSVFLPKCSEEDKRNAASHKIQLVEADELPGFEPILWLLSLPQNHDVDCVIGHGVHLGRQIPLIKMIKDCRWIQVVHSVHGEEGERLQQTEVKLCKMADEVVAIGPKVAEAYKCFLCSARKEETILDLTPGVFSEFLKVEQATDEGRAFSVLVIGSGDSCEDFNVKGFNMAAEAIAELKDASYQLKFLFSPREEGEEIADKLLQHGISRNQLIVHSINDSRDVLANLFCEVDLAIMPSRTEGFGLCGLEALSAGLPVLISGNSGLGGALKKVLFGSHYVVDSEDPKDWAKKIRDVRQKRRKVRFSEAKYLREHYAKAYDWERPCTVLVKKMQALAFGSSGSRLVKPVRDKGPTSVADTSQACKRPRKELTDGMYHKGSSGSRLVKPVRKKGLTSVADTRQACKRPGKDLTYGTYHKGSSGSRLVKPVRDKGLTSIADTSQACKRPRKELTDGTYHKGMEIPPFQESGQTLGDSTANDRDLSVITKHLRAEYNRRSLLKPLLWENTFKLPLGDVYTTLSIVSRRKTDFRLEDRTVNMFDIFKTLNKGEDSMVLVEGSPGIGKTTFCLKISHDWANQKIPSESAFPVFKLLLLLKCRDICGDVIDAIVDQLLPMEGKVKEKLVDYIKDVHNQEKILVILDGLDELPEAGESHVDKLLNRRMLPLCYVLATSRQEKGIEVRQKVDFDVLLQIEGFTKVDSFEYIRKHFSHLGRDHVAKGERLIQSIRENTFLHALPSNPLNLLLLCVVFEDYKGNLPSSRTELYHIIVRCLLRRYCAKNNVKAASDDKAPEEQFKDSLLALGQLAWKGLQNDRFSFREEELAEFERRKKPLAVRKLGLVFKEASAKKINPQHEYHFFHKTFQEYFAALYLAHNLLEEKVNVFRDLKLSFDDITTRYNQVFIFVSGILGEATCNLLRQIGENLKAKFWNWLNCTKQEATFFTECFSESREAEQMAVTLCSFLPFPQSVISHVGNDLFKGVLSVANAWKYFSQLQLPVHLTVYFDGILDLLSVHKFLTSYSRLETIFFSVFSVSEEITGLIVGNALQVNSSLHSFTLQTNCRFSSEKAVAIGDNLAANKTLQIVTLKLPGELVEDWATVLEKGLSGDTALTSVVLEIRGSVGKRGLVALKNLLLNRSLQSFGLTIYGNMHDSLAASVAEGLAADLYLKFLTLTVYGRVSCSAFISLQKGVLENIGLRSLVLKVFGELPENWINICEALYTAKKSSLSLTIEPDVVSKITSSQVACLSPVLLEEKLGVLKLHSLTVKMWGELSDIVASDLCKLVMASRVSCVNLNIHGRVTDGVATCLVKNFEKVKSLSNLSINIRGEVTRDGESTLQALTCNQKFSSTLDVHDAKTVDEICEEVELSVVDSSSLTSAFTNVETICSRVSKVSLNFDSPISSSEEDWGRSVGDFLSKFVSLTTLHFLINNRGGMSKGLVGGLWSGLAQNTTITKLSITFNNCSDMSGDWMGGLGSGITQNTSITTLSITVNNDRGMSGDWMGELGSGLAQNTSITTLSISFNDISHTSEDWMGVLADGLAQNTSITTLSMTANNYSYMTEDWMCELGSGLARNRSITTLSITVNNYSEMNEELKGGLGKGMGQNTSITTLFITFNNYSYMSEDWVDELGSGLTQNTSITTLSITFNNYSYMSEDWMGKLGRGLARNTSISTLSITFNNYCDMSGNWIGELGSGLKQNTSITTLSITVNNYSYISEYWMGGLWRGLAQNTSITTLSITFDNYSNMSGDWMGELGSGLALSTSITTLSITVNNHSDKRVDWIRDLGSVVAQNTSLAILNLTLNNNNNSYEEWINRLCQALSRNTLSIKTFLEVNVFSESNGKP from the exons ATGTCTGGGCCATCAAAG GATTCAGCCACTCCAATTGAAGCCTCTTCATCACAGGAAGGCCAGCAAAACAGGAGACTGAAAGTCACTTTGCTGAGTAGTGAGTGGAGATCATCAACTGATAGAGAAGTCTCAACTATATGTAGAACCCTTGCTATACAGTTAGCTAAGGATCCTAATGTGGAGGTTAGTGTGTTTCTTCCTAAGTGCAGTGAAGAGGACAAGAGAAATGCTGCAAGTCACAAAATTCAGCTTGTTGAAGCAGATGAACTGCCTGGCTTTGAACCAATTCTTTGGTTGTTATCTTTACCCCAAAACCATGATGTAGACTGTGTCATAGGACATGGAGTGCATCTTGGAAGACAAATTCCTCTCATAAAGATGATTAAAGACTGTAGATGGATTCAAGTTGTGCACAGTGTTCATGGAGAAGAGGGAGAACGACTTCAGCAAACAGAAGTAAAACTATGTAAGATGGCTGATGAGGTTGTAGCAATAGGACCTAAAGTGGCAGAGGCCTACAAATGCTTCCTTTGTTCTGCTAGAAAAGAGGAAACCATTTTAGATCTCACCCCAGGTGTTTTCTCTGAATTTCTGAAAGTAGAACAAGCCACAGATGAAGGGAGAGCATTCTCAGTTTTAGTAATTGGAAGTGGTGACAgctgtgaagatttcaatgtCAAGGGATTCAACATGGCTGCTGAAGCAATTGCTGAGTTAAAAGATGCATCCTACCAActgaagtttcttttttcaccaAGAGAAGAAGGCGAGGAAATAGCAGACAAATTGCTTCAGCATGGCATCAGTCGTAATCAGCTAATTGTTCACAGTATTAATGACAGCAGAGATGTGCTGGCCAACTTATTTTGTGAGGTGGATCTTGCCATAATGCCATCAAGGACTGAAGGTTTTGGATTGTGTGGCCTTGAAGCGTTATCTGCTGGTCTGCCTGTACTTATCAGTGGTAATTCCGGACTCGGAGGAGCTCTGAAGAAAGTGCTTTTTGGCTCACACTATGTGGTAGACTCAGAAGATCCCAAAGACTGGGCCAAAAAGATCAGAGATGTACGTCAGAAACGTAGGAAAGTTCGCTTTTCAGAAGCAAAGTATCTTCGTGAACATTATGCAAAAGCTTATGACTGGGAGAGGCCTTGTACTGTCCTGGTGAAAAAGATGCAGGCACTTGCATTTG GTTCATCAGGAAGCAGGTTAGTCAAGCCAGTCAGGGATAAGGGGCCAACATCTGTTGCTGATACAAGTCAGGCTTGTAAGAGACCAAGAAAAGAATTGACAGATGGCATGTACCACAAAG GTTCATCAGGAAGCAGGTTAGTCAAGCCAGTCAGGAAGAAGGGGCTAACATCTGTTGCTGATACACGTCAGGCTTGTAAGAGACCAGGAAAAGATTTGACATATGGCACGTACCACAAAG GTTCATCAGGAAGCAGGTTAGTCAAGCCAGTCAGGGATAAGGGGCTAACATCTATTGCTGATACAAGTCAGGCTTGTAAGAGACCAAGAAAAGAATTGACAGATGGCACGTACCACAAAG GTATGGAAATCCCACCATTTCAAGAAAGTGGTCAGACTCTAGGTGATTCCACAGCTAATG ATCGTGACCTTTCTGTGATTACAAAACATCTCAGAGCTGAGTATAACAGAAGATCTCTTCTAAAACCGCTTCTTTGGGAGAACACCTTTAAGCTACCTCTTGGTGATGTTTACACAACATTGTCAATAGTGTCGAGAAGAAAAACAGACTTTAGATTGGAAGACAGAACAGTGAACATGTTTGACATCTTTAAAACTCTCAACAAAGGTGAAGATTCTATGGTGCTCGTAGAGGGAAGCCCTGGAATtggaaagacaactttttgtcttaaaatttcTCACGACTGGGCTAACCAAAAAATCCCAAGTGAATCTGCTTTTccagttttcaaacttttgttgCTGCTGAAATGTCGAGACATTTGTGGGGATGTAATAGATGCCATTGTTGATCAGCTACTCCCTATGGAGGGAAAGGTCAAGGAAAAGCTGGTAGATTACATCAAAGATGTTCACAACCAGgagaaaattttggtgattttagATGGCCTTGATGAGCTTCCGGAAGCAGGTGAAAGTCACGTGGATAAGTTGCTTAATAGAAGAATGCTACCACTTTGCTATGTTTTGGCGACATCTCGTCAAGAAAAAGGAATTGAAGTGCGACAGAAGGTTGACTTTGACGTTCTTCTCCAAATTGAAGGGTTCACGAAAGTAGACTCCTTTGAGTACATCAGAAAACACTTTAGTCACCTAGGTCGTGATCATGTAGCAAAGGGAGAAAGGCTTATTCAGTCCATCCGGGAAAATACCTTCCTACATGCACTCCCCAGCAATCCATTGAATCTGCTTCTTCTCTGTGTTGTTTTTGAGGATTATAAAGGGAATCTACCATCTTCTCGAACCGAACTTTATCACATTATTGTTCGTTGCCTTTTGCGAAGGTATTGTGCCAAAAACAATGTGAAAGCCGCTTCTGATGACAAAGCTCCAGAGGAACAATTTAAAGATAGTTTACTAGCATTGGGGCAGTTAGCTTGGAAGGGTCTGCAAAACGACCGGTTTTCGTTTCGAGAAGAAGAGTTGGCTgaatttgaaagaagaaagaaacctTTGGCAGTTCGTAAACTTGGTTTGGTATTTAAAGAGGCCAGTGCGAAGAAGATTAACCCTCAGCACGAATATCACTTTTTCCACAAGACTTTTCAAGAGTACTTTGCGGCATTATATCTGGCACACAATCTACTTGAAGAGAAGGTTAATGTCTTTCGTGATTTGAAGTTGAGCTTTGATGACATCACAACAAGATACAACCAAGTGTTTATCTTTGTGTCTGGCATACTTGGTGAGGCTACTTGTAATCTGTTAAGACAGATTGGCGAGAATCTTAAGGCCAAATTCTGGAACTGGCTAAATTGTACCAAGCAAGAGGCGACTTTCTTCACGGAGTGTTTCAGTGAAAGCAGAGAAGCAGAACAAATGGCAGTGACTCTTTGTTCCTTTCTCCCGTTTCCACAGTCAGTAATCAGTCACGTCGGAAATGATTTATTTAAAGGTGTTCTAAGTGTTGCAAATGCTTGGAAGTACTTCTCGCAATTACAATTGCCTGTTCATCTTACTGTGTATTTTGATGGCATACTGGATCTTCTCTCTGTTCACAAGTTCCTAACCTCTTACTCTAGGCTAGAAACTATTTTCTTTTCCGTTTTCAGTGTTTCAGAAGAAATAACTGGCCTAATTGTGGGTAACGCACTTCAAGTGAACTCATCTTTACATTCCTTTACTCTTCAAACAAATTGTCGCTTTTCCTCTGAGAAGGCTGTTGCTATTGGTGACAATTTAGCCGCAAACAAAACACTACAAATCGTGACTTTAAAACTACCGGGTGAGTTAGTTGAGGATTGGGCCACTGTTCTTGAAAAAGGATTGTCTGGAGATACAGCGCTGACATCTGTTGTACTGGAGATTAGAGGCTCAGTAGGGAAACGTGGTCTGGtggctttgaaaaatttgttactGAACAGATCACTACAATCTTTTGGCCTCACTATTTATGGAAACATGCACGATTCACTGGCGGCTTCAGTCGCTGAAGGACTTGCAGCTGATCTGTACTTAAAATTCCTCACATTGACTGTATATGGAAGAGTCAGCTGCTCTGCTTTCATTTCGTTGCAAAAAGGTGTTCTAGAAAATATTGGTTTGAGGTCACTGGTATTAAAAGTGTTCGGAGAACTCCCCGAGAACTGGATAAACATTTGTGAAGCTCTCTATACTGCTAAAAAGTCATCTTTGTCTCTTACAATTGAGCCGGATGTTGTCAGCAAAATAACAAGTTCGCAGGTGGCCTGTCTTAGTCCTGTTCTACTAGAGGAAAAACTTGGCGTGTTGAAACTTCACTCACTTACTGTAAAGATGTGGGGAGAGTTGAGTGACATTGTAGCAAGTGATTTATGCAAACTCGTGATGGCGTCAAGAGTTTCTTGTGTTAATTTGAATATCCATGGAAGAGTAACAGATGGTGTTGCTACCTGTTTGGTTAAGAACTTTGAGAAAGTTAAGTCACTGTCCAACTTGAGTATCAACATTAGGGGAGAGGTGACAAGAGACGGAGAGAGCACTCTTCAAGCCTTAACATGCAATCAAAAATTTTCCTCTACTTTAGATGTCCATGACGCGAAGACAGTTGACGAAATATGCGAAGAAGTCGAGTTATCTGTAGTCGATTCTTCGTCATTAACATCAGCATTTACAAACGTCGAGACTATCTGCTCACGTGTAAGTAAAGTGAGTCTGAACTTTGATAGCCCCATTTCCTCAAGTGAGGAGGACTGGGGACGAAGTGTTGGTGACTTTTTGTCGAAATTCGTGTCACTTACCACGTTACACTTCTTAATCAACAACCGCGGTGGCATGAGTAAGGGCCTGGTGGGTGGTCTGTGGAGTGGTTTGGCACAGAACACGACGATAACCAAGCTAAGTATTACATTCAACAACTGCAGTGACATGAGTGGAGACTGGATGGGCGGACTGGGAAGTGGTATCACACAAAACACGTCAATAACCACTCTGAGTATTACAGTCAACAACGACCGTGGCATGAGTGGAGACTGGATGGGCGAACTGGGGAGTGGTTTGGCACAAAATacgtcgataaccacgctgagtattTCATTCAACGACATCAGTCACACGAGTGAAGACTGGATGGGCGTACTGGCAGATGGTTTGGCACAGaacacgtcgataaccacgctAAGTATGACAGCCAACAACTACAGTTACATGACTGAAGACTGGATGTGCGAACTGGGCAGTGGTTTGGCACGAAATAGGTCGATAACCACGCTAAGTATTACAGTCAACAACTACAGTGAAATGAATGAAGAACTGAAAGGCGGTCTGGGAAAAGGTATGGGACaaaacacgtcgataaccacgctgTTTATTACATTCAACAACTACAGTTACATGAGTGAAGACTGGGTGGACGAACTGGGAAGTGGTTTGACACaaaacacgtcgataaccacgctgagtattacatTCAACAACTACAGTTACATGAGTGAAGACTGGATGGGCAAACTAGGTAGAGGTTTGGCACGAAACACGTCGATATCCACGTTGAGTATAACATTCAACAACTACTGTGACATGAGTGGAAACTGGATAGGCGAACTAGGAAGTGGTTTGAAACaaaacacgtcgataaccacgctgagtattacagtcAACAACTATAGTTACATTAGTGAATACTGGATGGGTGGTCTGTGGAGGGGTTTGGCACAAAACACGTCAataaccacgctgagtattacatTCGACAACTACAGTAACATGAGTGGAGACTGGATGGGCGAACTGGGAAGTGGTTTGGCACTAAGCACGTCGATAACTacgctgagtattacagtcAACAACCACAGTGACAAGCGTGTAGACTGGATACGTGATCTGGGGAGTGTTGTAGCACAGAACACGTCACTTGCCATATTAAACCTTACactaaacaacaacaataattcaTACGAAGAGTGGATAAACAGATTGTGTCAAGCTTTGTCAAGGAACACATTGTCAATCAAAACTTTTCTTGAAGTTAACGTGTTCAGTGAGAGCAATGGAAAACCTTAA